A window of the Parambassis ranga chromosome 17, fParRan2.1, whole genome shotgun sequence genome harbors these coding sequences:
- the odr4 gene encoding protein odr-4 homolog: MGRGYVVEDAVEGYLSKLCEQQAGPITGLLIGQCSAQRDFVVLATRTPQNEESTAAAGKGPDKEWVTEHARQVSRMLPGGLSVLGVFIVTDADAKDSLTTLRQLVFAVENLISSDQLWSPVDDDVTDCVTLHINPKTRKTVCRTFDIKDPKSMAKPADWRYQSGVCSSWATVSCSLTVDMLVPLPENRTSTHNMEECLKGGLKTWVHQIESGVCLIDGKKLPEDSDLTVGQRRNMRQMYTAQLLITPEGHKLPDGVRECGGSVSVRGAIHSRAYIHSNKPRAKLAEKLLKRDVISTLATRVQMLLEELLTSEEESKNSRGKQQTELCLPRRVFCPVKVSGPVCVCDYQFIDEGLCEVTDRLKEMLDIEAADGDLDTRQEMTPEMIKSDVTAESPVDTVEVQEPRRNKNYMGVAMATAVALLGAAASLLYLNDI; this comes from the exons ATGGGTCGTGGGTATGTAGTGGAAGATGCTGTAGAGGGGTATCTGTCTAAATTATGTGAACAACAAGCAGGTCCAATCACAGGACTGCTTATTGGACAG TGCTCAGCCCAAAGGGATTTTGTTGTCCTGGCAACTCGGACACCCCAAAATGAGGAgtctacagcagcagctggaaaaggtcCGGACAAGGAGTGGGTCACTGAGCATGCACGGCAG GTGTCCAGGATGCTGCCTGGAGGCCTGTCTGTACTAGGAGTCTTCATCGTCACCGATGCAGATGCAAAAGACTCGTTAACTACACTCCGACAG CTGGTGTTTGCAGTGGAGAACCTGATCTCCTCAGACCAGCTGTGGAGCCCTGTGGATGATGACGTCACAGACTGTGTCACACTGCACATCAACCCTAAAACCAGAAA AACCGTTTGCAGAACCTTTGATATCAAAGACCCCAAG AGCATGGCCAAGCCTGCAGACTGGAGGTACCAGTCAGGTGTGTGTTCCTCCTGGGCCACAGTGTCATGTAGTCTAACTGTAGACATGTTGGTACCACTGCCAGAAAACAGAACCAGCACACATAACATGGAGGAATGTCTTAAg GGGGGACTGAAAACGTGGGTGCACCAAATTGAGAGTGGAGTTTGTCTAATAGATGGGAAAAAGCTGCCAGAGGACTCCGATCTTACAGTTGGACAG AGAAGGAATATGAGACAGATGTACACAGCTCAGCTGCTCATCACACCG GAGGGCCACAAGTTACCAGATGGGGTTCGGGAGTGTGGAGGCAGTGTGTCAGTGAGAGGAGCAATTCACAGCAGAGCTTACATACACAGCAACAAACCCAGGGCCAAACTGGCAGAGAAG ctgctgaagagggACGTGATTTCTACGTTGGCCACACGGGTTCAGATGCTGCTGGAAGAGCTGCTGacatcagaggaggagagcaagaACAGCCGAGGCAAACAGcagacag aaCTCTGCCTCCCTCGTCGTGTCTTTTGTCCAGTGAAAGTGAGCgggccggtgtgtgtgtgtgactaccAGTTTATTGATGAGGGTCTGTGTGAGGTGACCGACAGGCTGAAAGAGATGCTGGACATCGAGGCAGCCGATGGAGACTTGGACACCAGGCAGGAGATGACTCCTGAAATGATAAAGAGTGATGTGACAGCAG agtcACCTGTGGACACTGTTGAAGTACAGGAGCCCAGAAGAAACAAAAATTACATGG GTGTTGCTATGGCTACTGCTGTTGCTCTGCttggagctgctgcttctctgctcTATCTCAATGACATTTGa
- the dpydb gene encoding dihydropyrimidine dehydrogenase [NADP(+)] gives MLSKDLPDIESILALNPRVKTHTQIMSTASKKKEKKHWKRNPDRGCDSCVKLENNFDDIKHTTLSERGALREALRCLKCADAPCQKSCPTNLDIKAFITSISNKNYYGAARAILSDNPLGLTCGMVCPTSELCVGGCNLYASEEGPINIGGLQQFATEVFSKMGIPQIRDPELPPANEMPESYHSPVALIGCGPASISCASFLARLGYDNITIFEKQKYTGGLSTSEIPQFRLPYEVVQFEIDLMKDLGVKVVCEKALGANGMTLMSLKEEGFKAVFIGIGLPQANRAKIFQDLTMDQGFFTSKDFLPMVASASKKGMCQCRSSLPELRGVVIVLGAGDTAFDCATSAIRCGAKRVYVCFRKGFTNIRAVPEEMELAKEEQCEFLPFLSPREVIMKNGRVAGLQFCRTEQTEVGEWLEDEDQIVRLKADYIISAFGSMLNEPQVTEAMAPVKLTRWGTPEVNTDTMQTSEPWVFAGGDIAGLANTSVESVNDGKQASWHIHRYIQSLYGQTVDLSPKLPLFYTAVDQVDISVDVCGIKFPNPFGLASAPPTTSTAMIRRAFEQGWGFALTKTFGLDKDLVTNVSPRIVRGTTSGHVYGPGQGSFLNIELISEKTAAYWCQSVAELKKDFPNNVVISSIMCSYNKEDWTELAKMAEESGADALELNLSCPHGMGERGMGLACGQDPVLVRNICRWVRAATSIPFFAKLTPNVTNIVDIAKAAHEGGADGVTATNTVSGMMGLKADGSPWPSVGLGKRTTYGGVSGNAIRPISLRAVSAIARALPGFPILATGGIDSAETGLQFLHAGASVLQVCSAVQNQDFTVIEDYCVGLKTLLYLKSLELNDWDGQSPPTEKHQKGKPVPRLEDLVGKSLPSFGPYLQQKTEAIAQYKKTLRDAGQTGVPEVNISRATTPKKPVPAVKDVIARALRHIGAYQELSNMEQVQALIDEEMCINCGKCYMTCNDSGYQAITFDPETHLPFVTDSCTGCTLCLSVCPIIDCIKMVDRKTPYHPKRGIPISPVC, from the exons ATGTTGAGTAAAGACCTTCCCGACATTGAG AGCATCCTGGCTCTGAATCCCAGGGTGAAGACTCACACTCAGATCATGTCCACAGCAagcaagaagaaagaaaagaaacactggAAGAGAAACCCTGACAGGGGCTGTGAT TCTTGTGTGAAATTAGAGAACAACTTTGATGACATCAAGCACACCACTCTGAGTGAGCGAGGAGCCTTACGTGAAGCACTCAG GTGTCTAAAATGTGCTGATGCCCCCTGTCAGAAGAGCTGCCCAACTAACCTGGACATCAAGGCATTCATCACAAGTATCTCCAACAAG AATTACTATGGAGCAGCACGGGCCATTCTATCAGACAACCCTCTGGGTTTGACCTGTGGAATGGTTTGTCCCACATCTGAGCTGTGCGTCGGTGGCTGCAACCTGTATGCCTCTGAAGAAGGGCCCATTAACATTGGAGGGTTACAGCAGTTTGCAACTGAG GTGTTTAGTAAAATGGGCATCCCTCAAATCAGGGATCCTGAACTTCCACCAGCCAATGAGATGCCAGAGTCTTACCACTCTCCTgttgctctgattggctgtggcCCTGCGTCAATCAGCTGTGCTTCTTTCCTGGCTCGTCTCGGATATGATAATATCACCATCTTTGAGAAACAGAAGTACACCGGAGGGCTGAG CACATCTGAAATCCCTCAGTTCCGGCTTCCATATGAGGTGGTTCAGTTTGAAATAGACCTGATGAAGGACCTGGGAGTCAAG GTGGTTTGTGAGAAGGCTTTAGGAGCTAACGGAATGACTCTGATGTCCCTGAAGGAGGAGGGATTTAAGGCGGTCTTCATTGGGATTG GTCTCCCTCAGGCCAACAGAGCTAAAATCTTCCAGGATTTAACGATGGACCAAGGCTTCTTTACTTCTAAAGACTTCCTGCCTATGGTGGCCTCTGCAAGCAAGAAAG GTATGTGTCAGTGTCGCTCTTCTCTGCCAGAGCTCAGGGGCGTGGTGATAGTTCTGGGGGCTGGCGACACTGCCTTTGATTGTGCTACCTCAGCCATCCGCTGTGGAGCCAAGAGAGTGTATGTCTGCTTCAGGAAGGGATTCACCAACATCAGGGCTGTTCCTGAGGAG aTGGAGCTAGCTAAGGAGGAGCAGTGCGAGTTTCTGCCCTTCCTGTCTCCTCGTGAGGTCATCATGAAGAACGGGCGGGTTGCTGGGTTACAGTTCTGTCGCACTGAGCAGACTGAAGTAGGTGAATGGCTGGAAGATGAGGACCAAATTGTCAGGTTAAAGGCAGATTACATCATCAGTGCTTTTGGATCTATGCTGAACGAACCACAAG TGACTGAAGCAATGGCTCCTGTGAAGCTGACCCGCTGGGGTACTCCAGAGGTGAACACAGACACCATGCAGACCAGTGAGCCCTGGGTGTTTGCAGGAGGAGACATCGCAGGTTTGGCAAACACCTCAGTGGAGTCAGTGAATGATGGAAAACAAGCCTCGTGGCACATTCACAGATACATACAG TCCCTGTATGGACAGACAGTGGACCTGAGTCCGAAGCTGCCGCTGTTCTACACTGCTGTAGATCAGGTGGACATCAGTGTAGACGTTTGTGGAATAAAGTTTCCAAACCCATTCGGCCTGGCCTCTGCTCCTCCCACCACAAGCACTGCAATGATCAGAAGAGCGTTTGAACAAGGATGGGGCTTTGCTTTGACCAAGACCTTTGGACTGGATAAG GACCTTGTGACCAACGTGTCTCCTCGTATCGTGCGTGGTACCACCTCCGGCCATGTGTATGGACCTGGTCAGGGCTCATTCCTCAACATTGAGCTGATCAGTGAGAAGACAGCAGCCTACTGGTGTCAGTCAGTTGCTGAGCTGAAGAAGGATTTCCCAAACAAT GTTGTGATCTCCAGTATAATGTGCAGTTATAACAAGGAGGACTGGACCGAGCTAGCCAAGATGGCCGAG GAGTCTGGAGCAGATGCACTGGAGCTGAACTTGTCCTGTCCTCATGGTATGGGAGAAAGGGGGATGGGACTGGCCTGTGgacag GACCCTGTGTTGGTGCGTAACATCTGCCGCTGGGTGCGTGCAGCGACTTCCATTCCCTTCTTTGCCAAACTGACTCCAAATGTTACCAATATTGTTGACATTGCCAAGGCGGCCCATGAAG GTGGAGCGGATGGAGTTACAGCCACCAACACTGTCTCAGGTATGATGGGACTAAAGGCTGATGGTTCTCCCTGGCCCAGTGTTGGATTGGGAAAACGCACCACGTATGGAGGAGTGTCTG GTAATGCCATCAGACCCATCAGTCTCAGAGCCGTGTCAGCTATAGCCAGAGCACTCCCTGGTTTCCCTATTTTGGCCACTGGGGGCATTGATTCAGCTGAGACCGGACTGCAGTTTCTCCATGCTGGGGCCTCAGTGCTACAG GTGTGTAGTGCAGTCCAGAACCAGGACTTCACAGTGATTGAGGATTACTGTGTGG GTCTGAAGACCTTGTTGTACCTGAAGAGCCTGGAGCTGAATGACTGGGATGGACAGTCTCCCCCAACAGAGAAACACCAAAAAGGAAAACCAGTTCCCAGACTAGAAGACCTGGTTGGAAAG agccTTCCCAGCTTTGGTCCGTACCTCCAGCAGAAGACAGAAGCCATTGCACAGTACAAGAAAACGCTCAGAGACGCTGGTCAAACCGGCGTTCCTGAAGTCAACATCAGTCGGGCCACCACACCTAAAAAACCTGTTCCTGCAGTCAAg GATGTGATAGCCAGAGCATTGCGCCACATTGGAGCATATCAAGAGCTCAGCAACATGGAACAG GTCCAGGCTCTGATAGATGAAGAGATGTGCATTAACTGTGGTAAATGCTACATGACCTGCAATGACTCTGGATACCAG GCTATAACATTCGACCCAGAGACCCACCTCCCCTTCGTAACTGACAGCTGCACTGGCTGCACTCTGTGCCTCAGCGTCTGTCCAATCATAGACTGCATCAAGATGGTGGACAGGAAGACGCCCTATCACCCCAAGAGGGGTATacccatcagtccagtctgctGA